The following is a genomic window from Haloarcula sp. DT43.
GGGACCTGTATCAGGTGTTCAGCGTCTTCGACGCCATCGGGTCGCTGGACATCGCCACCGACCAGCTGGAGTACATCTACGAGTACCAGCAGGACGAGGCCGGCTTCATCCCGCAGAACACCTACGTCAACGGGACGACCCGCTGGGGCGGCGAGCAGATGGACAACATCTCGTTCCCGCAGGTGATGGCCTACCGGCTCGCCGAGGCCGGCGTCGACTTCGAGGACGTCGAGTACGGCTACGAGAACGTCCGGCGGTCGGCAGAGTACGTCGTCCGCCACGGCCCCGAGACCGCACAGGAGCGCTGGGAGGAGGAGGCCGGCTTCTCGCCGTCCTCGATTGCGGCCGAAATCGCGGGGCTCGCGTGCGCGGCGAAGCTCGCGCTCGACACCGGCCACCAGGCCGACGCCCTCGTCTGGCTGGCCCTGGCCGACCAGTGGGCCAACAACGTCGAGGCCTGGACCGCGACCGAGACCGGGACCGAGCGCCACACCAACACGCCCTACTACACGCGTATTACCCTCGACGGCAACCCCGACGCGGGCCACCTCCGCACGCTCGCCAACGACGGCCCGACGCTCGACGAGCGCAACATCATCGACGGCGGGTTCCTCGACCTCGTGCGGCTGGGCATCAAGCCCGACGACGACGAGGCCATCCGGAACTCCGTCGCCGAGGTCGACGACACCATCAGCGTCGACACCGAGTACGCACCCGGCTTCTACCGGTACAACGGCGACGGCTACGGCGAGCGCGGCCGGGGCGACCAGGGCGCGCCGTGGACAGTCGAACACAAGGGGAAGGGCCGGCTCTGGCCGCTGCTGACCGGCGAGCGCGGCGAGTACGAACTCCACCGTGACGACCCGGACATCCGGCCCGAGAACTGCCTCCGGATGATGCAGGACGTGGCGAACTCCGGGCGGATGCTCGCCGAGCAGATATGGGACCGGGGCCACGCCACCGACTACGGGTGGGAGTTCGCCAAGGGGACCGGCTCGGCGACGCCGCTCGCGTGGTCGATGGCCCAGTACGTGCGGTTGGCCCACGGCATCAGCGCCGGCGAACCGGTCGAGACGCCCACGTTCGTCGAGGAGCGATACCGCGAGCGACGGGCGCACACCCACGACCGGAGCCCGGCACTGCGCGTCGACACGCAGTTCCGCGGGAACGAACTGGTCGTCTCCGGCGAGACGACCGGCGTCTGTGTCGTCGTCAAGACCCCTGCCGACATCGTGTACATCCCCGTCGAGGACCGGGCGTTCGAGGTCGCGGTCGACGTCGACCCCGGCGAGAACCAGGTCATCGTCGCCGCCGCGGACGACGAGGACCTCGTCACCGCCGGCACGACCGTCTGGCAGCTCAACCTCTAGGGTCGCCGATAAGTAGTTACCACTTTATAATTCGGGGCTGACTGTGGGGGTATGGACGCGATAGTTCTAGCCGGCGGCTACGCGACACGACTGTGGCCGATTACGCGGCGACGACCGAAGATGCTGCTCCCGGTCGGTGAGACGACCGTTATCGACGGCGTCTTGCAGTCGCTCGAAGCCGACGACCGGGTCGACACGACCTACCTGAGCACGAACGAGGCCTTCGCCGCGGACTTCGAGGCCCATATCGACGAGATGGGGTACGAGAAGGTCCAGCTCTCCGTCGAGAGCACGGAGGGCGAAGACGAGAAGTTCGGCGTCGTCGGCGCGCTCGCACAGCTCATAGACCGCGAGGGCATCGACGACGACCTGTTCGTCATCGGCGGCGACAACCTCATCGGCTTCGATCCCGCCGAGTTCCTGGACTTCTTCGAGTCCCACGACGGGCCGGCGCTGGCCGCCTACGACGTCGGCTCGCGGGAGCGGGCAAAGTCCTACGGGCTGGTCGAACTCGACGGCGAGCGCGTCGTCGACTTCCAGGAGAAGCCCGACCACCCCAAGAGCACGCTCGTCTCCATCGCCTGCTACGCGTTCCCGGCCGACTCGCTCCGGTTCGAGGAGTACCTCTCGGGCGACAACAACCCCGACGAACCCGGCTGGTACATCGACTGGCTCCAGCAACAGGAGTCGGTGTACGCGTTCACGTTCGACGACGTCTGGTTCGACATCGGGACCCCGGAGTCGTACTTCGAGGCGGTCGAGTGGAAGCTCGACGGCGGGTCGCTCGTCCACCCCGACGCGACCGTCGAGAACTCCGAGATTGGCGACACCGTCCACGTGATGGCCGGGGCGGACGTGACCGACAGTACCCTCGACCGGACCATCGTCTTCCCCGACGCCGAGGTCCACGACTGCGACCTCGACGAGACGATTCTCGGCGAGCGCGTCGGCGTCGAGGGATTCGACATGGCGGGCTCGCTCGTCATCAACCGCCGATGACTCGTCCGCGTCGGCGACCGACGCCGCTGTGGGCTCCTGTTGCCCCCCGGACCGCTGGCGAAGGACTAAGTGACACAGCGTCGTCTACTCGCCATGAGTGAGTCATCCGATACCATGGGCCAATCAGAGACCGAGCACGTCACGTTCGAGATGACCATCGACGACGGCCGGACCCGAATCGACGTCTCGGGCGACCGCGACACGGCCGTCGTCGTCCGTTCGAAATCGGGCGAGAAGATATACCTGCCCCCGGAGGACTTCGACCGGCCGCCGGAGGACAGACAGACGCCCTACGACAGCCCCTACCAGTCGGCCGACGGGACCGCCGACAGCCCGTACCGGACCCGGACCGATACAACGTCCGTGACGGGGCTGGAGCCGACCGCGGACGGGTACCTCATCGTCCACCCGGAGCCGGTCACGGACGTTCGCTTTCTCAGATAGGCGGCGGCCGCCCGTCAGGCCTCGTCTAAGACCTCGTGGTAGAACTCGACGTGTTCGTCGGCGACTTCCTCCCAGGTCCGGACGTCGTACTCGATTGGCGTCGACAGCGACAGCGCGTGTTCGATGCCGTCGGCGATTGAGTCCGAGTCCGGCTCGACCTCGATGACGCAGTTCTCGTTCAACAGCTCCGCGGCCCCGCTCTCGCAGGCGACGACGCGCGTCCCGACCGAGAGCGCCTCGACGATTGTGATGCCGAACGGCTCCGCCAGCGACGGCGAGACGAACAGGTCGGCGCTGTTGTAGTAGTCCCCGAGTTCCGACTGTGGGAGATACCCCGGGAAGTACACCCGGTCGTCGATTCCCAGCAGTTCGGCGAACCGTTCGAGCTGTTCGGTGAGGTGGCCCGAGCCGCCCAGCACCAGGCTGACGTCGTCCCGGTCGAGCTTCGAGAGCGCGTACAGCAGGTACGACAGCCCCTTCTGGTCGGTGTGGCGGCCGACGAAAAACAGCATCTTCCCGTCGATGCCAAGCTCCGATTTGATGTCACGGCCCGTCGGCTCCACCGACGAGAACCCGTTGTAGATGACCGTCGAGTCGGCGTCGTACTGCTCGCGGATGCGCCGCTGCGTGAACTTGCTCACCGCGACGACGTGGTCCGACCGGTTGGCGACGCGCTGTTCGGTCTCGACTTCCCGCTGTGGCGGGTTCACGTTGCGGTCCGCCGACAGCGAGTGAAACGTCGATATCCACTCGACCTCGTGGGACGCTTTGGCCCGCGAGCCGGGGTTGTAGCCGAACCAGTCGTTCGTGTGGATGATGTCGGCCTCGGCCGCCCGGTCGGCGAACTCCCCGGCCAGCCGGCCGATGCGCGTGATGATGTCGCCGCTGCCCGTCGGCACGCCGTGGATGCCGTCGCGGTCCGGCGGCGCGTACTCGTCGGGCAACACCAACTCGAACTCGACGTCGTCTCTCGGTTCGAGCTGTTCGAACAGCTCCCCGATAGCGGTATCAAGCCCGCCGGTGATGTTAGGTGGGAACCCCCAGCCAAGCATCAGCACGTTCGGTGGCATCTCTGTAACTGGCTCCCTCGTAGCATCATATGGATACAATATATATGTTTGCGTGCGCCGTCGCTGGCGTCTGACACGTTCCTGTGGGGACCACTCGCAGCTCCGGGGACGTGAGCGTTCTCGCCCTCCGCGCCACCGGTCTCCAGCGACCCGTCCCATTGAAATGCCTGTCAGGGCAACAGACGCGTATGACATTCCAACGACAGAGCGGGGTGTTCCTGCACCAGACGTCACTCCCGGGGCCACACGGCATCGGCGACCTCGGTGCCGGCGCGCGGGCGTTCGTCGACTTCCTCGACCGGGCCGACCAGTCGCTGTGGCAGTTCTGCCCGCTCGGCCCCACGTCGAGCGTCCACGGAAACTCCCCGTACCAGTCGTCGTCCGCCTTCGCGGGCAATCCCCTACTCGTCGACCTCCGGGCCCTCGTCGACCGCGGCTATCTCTCCGAGGCCGAGGTCGAACCGCCCGAGGACGTCTCGCCGCACCGCGTCGCGTACGACCGCGTGACCGAGTTCAAGACGGCCCGGCTCCGGACCGCCTACGCCGCCTTCGAGGAGAACGCGGACGACGCGGACCGGCAGTCGTTCGCCGAGTTCTGCGACCGCGAGGCGGGGTGGCTGGACGACTACGCGCTGTTTACGGCCCTGAAAGCCGAGTTCGACGGCGCGGGCTGGATGGATTGGCCCGACGACATACGGACGCGCGAACCGGACGCGCTGGAGCGGTACCGGGACGAACTGGCCGATGACGTCCGCTATCACAAGTTCGTCCAGTGGTGTTTCGACAGCCAGTGGCGGGCACTGGCCGAGTACGCGGCCGAGCGGGACATCGGTCTCGTCGGCGACCTCCCCATCTACGTGGGCCTCGACTCGGCGGACGTCTGGGCCTATCCCGAGGTGTTCCGGCTCGACGACGACCACCAGCCGGCGGAAGTAGCGGGCGTCCCGCCCAATCCCGGCGACGACGGCCAGCGGTGGGGGAACCCCGTCTACGACTGGGAGACGCTGCGCGAGGACGGCTACGGCTGGTGGGTCGACCGGTTCGAGCGGCTGTTCGACCTCGTGGACGTCGCCCGCATCGACCACTTCAAAGGGTTCGACGAGTTCTGGTCGATTCCCGCCGAGGCCGACGACCCGGCCGCCGGGCAGTGGCGCGACGGCCCCGGCGCGCACTTCTTCGAGACGGTCGAGGCCGAACTCGGCGAACTGCCCTTCCTCGTCGAGGACCTGGGCTTTCTCGACGAGGGCATCGTCGCGCTGCGCGACCGCTTTGGCTTCCCCGGCATGCGCGTGCCCCAGTACGCCGACTGGTGCGAGGAGGGCCACATGTACCAGCCGATGCACTACCCCGAGCAGTCCGTCGGCTACACCTCGACCCACGACACCGACACCGTCGTCGGCTACTACCGGGACCTCTCGGACCGGCAACGGGACTGTCTGCACTACAACCTCGGCACCGACGGCGAGGAAATCAACTGGGACCTCATCGAGGCGGTGTGGAACTCGAACGCGGCCGTCGCGATGACGACCGTCCAGGACCTGCTCGGCCTCGACAGCGACACCCGGTTCAACGTCCCCGGCACGGCGACCGGGAACTGGCAGTGGCGGGTGACCGAGGCGGCCCTCGACGAGGAGGTCGCCGAGCGGCTCCGCCGGGTCACCGACAGGACAATCCGCTGAGCGCGGTCAGAACTGCAGGATGCCGTCTTCGGTGACGACCGTATCGAGCAGGCGGGTCGGCGTCTCGTCGTAGCCTGGGTTCCCGATGTCGAACCCCTCGGGCGGTTCGAGCATCACGTCCGACCCGGACCGGAACGTGTTCGTGAAGGTGAAGCCGCTGCCGATGAACTTCGAGGACGACCCGACGACGGTCACGGGCACGTCGAGTTCGTTCGCCGTGGCGGCCAGGGGCAGCGTCCCGACGCGGTTGTACACCGTGTCGTCGATGAGGCAGTTCATCCCGACGAACACGCGGTCGGCCTCGGAGAGGTAGTGGCCCGCCGCGCCGTCGACGATGAGCGTCACGTCGGCCCCGTCCCGGTCGGCCAACTGGCGGGCGGTGCGACGGCCCAGGAAGTGGGGCCGCGACTCCCTGGCGTAGAGGTGAAACTCCTTGCCGGCGTCGAGCGCCGCGTTGAACGTCGCCATCACCGTCGAGGAGTTCTCGTGTGTCATCAGCACGTCGCCGTCGTCGATGAGCGTCGCCGCCCGCTCGGCCGCGCGGTCCTTGCTGGTCTCTATCTCCGTGACGACCGCCTCGATTGCCTCGAGCAGTCGCTCCTTGGCCTCCGGGACGGAGTCGGGGTCGGCCTCTCGCAGGTCCGTGACGATGCGCTGCTGTGTCGTGTACAGCGGCGCATGCGAGCGGTTCGCCCGCTGGAGCGCGCTGCTGTTTTGCTCGACCACGCGGAGGAAGTCCTCGACCGTGTGGCACTCGCGGTCTGTCAGTTCACGGAGCGCCTCGGCGGCCTTCACGGCGGCAATCGAGGAACTCTGTGTGTCCATCTCCTCTATCTGCCGCACGGTCTCGTTTATCATGCCTCTACCTGTGGCTGCCACCCATATAACGGTACAGCCGTCACCCGGTCTCTCGGCCCTACCCGACCACGTCTTCGTCAGTCGGTCCCTGGCCGTCGAACTCCGCCACGAGTTCGTCCACCCGTTCCGGATCCTCGGCGGCCGGGAGCCGCCGCTCGGCGGTCCGGCAGTCGGCGTCGACGCCCAGTGCCGCACAGACCCGGTCGGCCGTCGCCGCGGCCATCTGCCGGTAGGTGGTCAGTTTGCCGCCGACGATGCTCGCCGCGTTGTCGACGCCGTCGTCGGCGTGGTCCAGCAGGAAGAACCCGCGCGAGATGCCGCGGCCGCAGCGCTCGTCCTCGTCTGGCGCGTACAGCGGCCGGACGCCCCACCAGGTCCGGACCTCGGGCGCGTCCGCGACTGGGGGGAGCATCGCCGCGCACTCCTCGATGCTCTTCTCGACTTCCCACTGCTCGGTCTCGTACTCGTCCGGGTCGCGGACGGGCACGCTCGTCGTCCCGAGGACGACCTCGCGCTCGTGTGGGACGACGATGTCGCCGTCGTCGGGGTCCCGACAGCGGTTGAGCACCGGCCCGAGGGCGTCGTACTCGACGGAGACCATCACGCCCCGCGTCGGCCGCATCTCCACGTCGAGGCTGGCCATCGCGGCGAACTCGCCGGCCCAGGCCCCGGTCGCGTTGACGACGTAGTCGGCCGCGACGGTGTTGTCGACCGCCCCGCCGACCCGAACGCCGGTCACTCGCCCGCCGTCGACGAGCACGTCCTCGACGGGTGCGTGCGGGTGTATCGCCGCACCGTGGTCGCGGGCGTCGGCGGCGTTCGCAGCGACGAGCCGCGACGGGTAGATGACGGCGTCCGGGACTTCGAACGCGCGCTCGACGTCCTCGGCGAGGTCGGGGACTCGCTCGCGGGCCGCGTCGCCGTCCAGCGTCTCGACGGGGATGCCGATTTCCTCGCAGGCCGCCCGCTTGGCCTCGAAGTGGTCGGGGTCGTCCTCGGCGAGCTGGACGAACAGCCCGCCGGTGTCGCGGATACAGGCCCCGGCGATGTCCTTGAGTATCCGGTTTTCCGCGATGCACTCCTCGGCACCGACCCGGTCCGCCTCGGCGTAGCGGGCACCGCTGTGGAGCAGTCCGTGCGAGCGCCCCGAGGTCCCGCTCGTCAGCCCGTTACGCTCGACGAGCGCCACGTCGACGCCGCGGAGCGCGAGGTCGCGAGCGACGCCAGCACCGGTCGCGCCGCCACCGACGACGAGAGCGTCCGTGTGAATCGTCATGTCTACGAGTAGGACAGCTGACGTAAGATTCTACCGACGGCGGCGTCCTCGGCGACCGTGTGTCCGTTCCGGTTGCGGACAACCCGGCGAGTCCTCGGCTGTGTCGACGGTCGTTTGCATCCGGAGAGGACCGAACGGACCGTTATAAGCATACTGCACTGGTATAGGTTCAAGTATAAATTTCGGAAAAGCAAGTCTACAACTTTAAGTGAAAAGGAGAATCTAAACCCGCGTATGACCGGACAGGCTGCCACGGAGGGTGCGCCGGCGGTCCCCGCACCGACGCCGCCGGATGCCGCCGACGCCTGGTACGCGCCGGACGTGCGCGAGCAGGACGAGGTGTATCCGGGCGTCGTCGTGACGGTTCGACGGGACCGGAGCGGGTTCCGGTACACGGTCCGCGAACCGGTGCTTTCGGTCGCGGAGGCCAACGCGCTGTCGACCGTCGAGTCGCACTTCTCGGGGGCGAACATCGAGCGACCGCGGACGCGTGAGGGGGCGGTAGAGCGCATGGACGGGGGTTTCGACCCGAAACATCACCGGGTCATCGACCGGCTCATCGACGCGTCGCCGGCGAGCCGTCGCCGAATCGAGTACCACGCGCTCTCGTCGCTGGCGTGTTTCGACGAACTGACGCCGTACGCGCTGGACTCCCGCATCGACGTCGCCGACGTGACGGACGACGGCGTGGTCGTTCACACCGACGACTACGCCCCGGCCGAGACCGACCTGGGACCGGATCCGAGCTACCTCAACCGCTTCGCGAGCGAGCGCGTCGAGCAACACACCGTCCGGTTCCAGGGGTTCGAGATACCGGTCGTCGTCTACCGCGAGCACCTCCTCGGCGCGGACCCGTTCACGACGAAGTACGCGGTTCGGGAGCCGGACCTGCTCCCCGGCGACGAGCAACTCATCGACGTGTGCAAGGAGCGGGTCTGGGAGACCGGCGTCGACGGCGTCGTCCAGGACCGCGTCGAGTTCGTCCGGGAGCGCGCCCGGTCGCTCCTGGCCAGACAGCTCACCGTCCGCAACACCACCGAGTGGGTCGACACCGCCCGCTACCGGCTCCGGTCGGCGCTGGCCGAACTCGACCTCGCCGTGCCGCCGGTCGACCACCGCTTCGCCGACGACCGCCTCGACGACCTGCTGTACTACGTCCTCCGGGACCTAGTCGGCTACGGCAAGCTCACCGTCCCGATTCGGGACCACACGCTCGAAGACATCGAGGCCAATCGGGTCGGCGAACGCGTGAAGGTCCTCCCGCGAGCCGACCTCGGCCACGACGGCCGGGTGCCGACCAACCTCGCCTTCGACTCAGAGGCGGCCTTCGTCAACGTCGTCACGCAACTGGCCGCCGACGACGGCGTCGAACTCAACGCCTCGAACCCGAGCGCGAAGGTCAACATCGACCCCGACGGCGACGGCCTCCACGACGCCGACGACACCATCCGCTGTGCCGTCGCCCTGCCGACCATCAGCGAGGACGGCCCGCACATCTCCATCCGCAAGCAGTCGGCCGACGCGATGACCCCGGTGGACCTGGTCGAACGCGGCTCGCTGCCGACGGAACTGGTCGCGCTGCTGTGGCTCCTGTACGAGTCCCACGGCGTCGTTCTCTTTTCGGGCCCGACCGGGGCCGGCAAGACCACGCTCATGAACGCGCACATGCCGTTCATCCCGTACCGGGACCGACCAATCAGCATCGACGAAGGGTCCCGCGAGGTCCGGATACCCCACGAGACCGGGGTCTCGCTCACCACGCGGGACCACGAGCGGGACCACCGCCGGGTCACGATGGCCGACCTGATGACGCAGTGCAACTATCTGAATCCGGACGTCGAAGTCATCGCCGAAATCAACACGGCCGCATCCTTCGAGACCTTCGCCGAGACGCTCAACACCGGCCACGGCGTCATCGGGACGACACACGCCGACGACATCGAGTCGCTCGTCAACCGCATCGTCGAAAAGGGGCTGCCGGCCTACCTGCTCGACGAAATCGATGTCGTCGTCTTCCCCCGGCACGTCGACGGGGAGCGCTACGTCGGCGACGTCGTCGAGTTCGTCGACGACCCGTCCGTCGTCGAGAGCGGGGGCGACCGGAGCGGGACGATACACAAGGACGGGACGACAATCCACTGGAACAGCGTCTGCCGGCGGCGGCCCGACGGGAGCTTCGAGCTCGCCTACGACCACCCGCAGTTCGGAGACGACAGGCGACGGGTCGACACCGCTGTCCTCGACCGGCTCTCGGACCTCCGGGACGAGCCGGTGTCGGCCGTCGAGGACGCGTTCCACCGCCGCCACCGCTACGTCCAGTACCTCGTTCGAGAGGGGGTGACCGATTTCGACGACCTGTTCGACGTTCTGGCCGACCTGGAGACGAACGAGGCAGCGACCGTCGAGCGGCTGCGGCGGCAGGGCGGGGCCCCGGACGACCCTCATCTGGAGGTCGGTACCGGTGACGACTGAGGCCGGCGGGACGCTCGGCTTGCTCGACCGGGGCCTGTACGCCCTGTTCGCACACCACGCCGAGGACGACCGCCACGCTGGCACGCGCGACCGCTATCGGGCGGCCTATCCGAGCGCCGGCTTCGGCGTCTACGTCGCCAGAGTGTACGGGCTCTCGTGGCTGGCGTTCTGTGTCGGGCTCGTCGGGACGGCGACGACGGCGCTGTTCGTGCCGCCGGGGACCTTCGACGCGTTCGTCGCGGTGCTCCAGCGAAGTCTCCCCGTCCTCAACCGGGTGGCGCTGCCGGTTGTCCCGCGATTCCTCGTGGCGACCGTCCTCGGAACCGTCGCCGGCCTCGCACTCAAGCGGAGCGTGTTCGTCGCCGGCAACCGGTATCTCTCGTGGGCCGCCAGCGCGCGGCGCGCCGACATCGCAGCCACGCTGCCCGGCGCGGTCAGGTACCTCAGAGTGCTCGCCTCGGGGACCCACGACCGGCGCGAGATGTTACGCGCGGTCGCCGAACAGGACGCCTACGGCGAGACGGCGGTCGCCTTCCGGCGCGCGCTCAATCAGGGTATCCTCACCGGCAGTCTCGACACCGGTATCGAGCGGGTCGCCAGCGAGACCCCTTCGCGGGACCTGCTGGCCCCGTTTCTGCTGAAGTTCCGAGAGCACGCGAACCAGAGCGCCGAGGCGCTGGAGGGGTACCTGGAGATGGAGGGCCGCCTGCTCTCACACGAGCAGAGCCGGCAACACGAGCGGGCCACCGGCTACCTCGA
Proteins encoded in this region:
- a CDS encoding sugar phosphate nucleotidyltransferase, with translation MDAIVLAGGYATRLWPITRRRPKMLLPVGETTVIDGVLQSLEADDRVDTTYLSTNEAFAADFEAHIDEMGYEKVQLSVESTEGEDEKFGVVGALAQLIDREGIDDDLFVIGGDNLIGFDPAEFLDFFESHDGPALAAYDVGSRERAKSYGLVELDGERVVDFQEKPDHPKSTLVSIACYAFPADSLRFEEYLSGDNNPDEPGWYIDWLQQQESVYAFTFDDVWFDIGTPESYFEAVEWKLDGGSLVHPDATVENSEIGDTVHVMAGADVTDSTLDRTIVFPDAEVHDCDLDETILGERVGVEGFDMAGSLVINRR
- a CDS encoding DUF7510 family protein, which encodes MGQSETEHVTFEMTIDDGRTRIDVSGDRDTAVVVRSKSGEKIYLPPEDFDRPPEDRQTPYDSPYQSADGTADSPYRTRTDTTSVTGLEPTADGYLIVHPEPVTDVRFLR
- a CDS encoding glycosyltransferase family 4 protein codes for the protein MPPNVLMLGWGFPPNITGGLDTAIGELFEQLEPRDDVEFELVLPDEYAPPDRDGIHGVPTGSGDIITRIGRLAGEFADRAAEADIIHTNDWFGYNPGSRAKASHEVEWISTFHSLSADRNVNPPQREVETEQRVANRSDHVVAVSKFTQRRIREQYDADSTVIYNGFSSVEPTGRDIKSELGIDGKMLFFVGRHTDQKGLSYLLYALSKLDRDDVSLVLGGSGHLTEQLERFAELLGIDDRVYFPGYLPQSELGDYYNSADLFVSPSLAEPFGITIVEALSVGTRVVACESGAAELLNENCVIEVEPDSDSIADGIEHALSLSTPIEYDVRTWEEVADEHVEFYHEVLDEA
- the malQ gene encoding 4-alpha-glucanotransferase; the protein is MTFQRQSGVFLHQTSLPGPHGIGDLGAGARAFVDFLDRADQSLWQFCPLGPTSSVHGNSPYQSSSAFAGNPLLVDLRALVDRGYLSEAEVEPPEDVSPHRVAYDRVTEFKTARLRTAYAAFEENADDADRQSFAEFCDREAGWLDDYALFTALKAEFDGAGWMDWPDDIRTREPDALERYRDELADDVRYHKFVQWCFDSQWRALAEYAAERDIGLVGDLPIYVGLDSADVWAYPEVFRLDDDHQPAEVAGVPPNPGDDGQRWGNPVYDWETLREDGYGWWVDRFERLFDLVDVARIDHFKGFDEFWSIPAEADDPAAGQWRDGPGAHFFETVEAELGELPFLVEDLGFLDEGIVALRDRFGFPGMRVPQYADWCEEGHMYQPMHYPEQSVGYTSTHDTDTVVGYYRDLSDRQRDCLHYNLGTDGEEINWDLIEAVWNSNAAVAMTTVQDLLGLDSDTRFNVPGTATGNWQWRVTEAALDEEVAERLRRVTDRTIR
- a CDS encoding translation initiation factor eIF-2B, with protein sequence MINETVRQIEEMDTQSSSIAAVKAAEALRELTDRECHTVEDFLRVVEQNSSALQRANRSHAPLYTTQQRIVTDLREADPDSVPEAKERLLEAIEAVVTEIETSKDRAAERAATLIDDGDVLMTHENSSTVMATFNAALDAGKEFHLYARESRPHFLGRRTARQLADRDGADVTLIVDGAAGHYLSEADRVFVGMNCLIDDTVYNRVGTLPLAATANELDVPVTVVGSSSKFIGSGFTFTNTFRSGSDVMLEPPEGFDIGNPGYDETPTRLLDTVVTEDGILQF
- a CDS encoding FAD-dependent oxidoreductase; its protein translation is MTIHTDALVVGGGATGAGVARDLALRGVDVALVERNGLTSGTSGRSHGLLHSGARYAEADRVGAEECIAENRILKDIAGACIRDTGGLFVQLAEDDPDHFEAKRAACEEIGIPVETLDGDAARERVPDLAEDVERAFEVPDAVIYPSRLVAANAADARDHGAAIHPHAPVEDVLVDGGRVTGVRVGGAVDNTVAADYVVNATGAWAGEFAAMASLDVEMRPTRGVMVSVEYDALGPVLNRCRDPDDGDIVVPHEREVVLGTTSVPVRDPDEYETEQWEVEKSIEECAAMLPPVADAPEVRTWWGVRPLYAPDEDERCGRGISRGFFLLDHADDGVDNAASIVGGKLTTYRQMAAATADRVCAALGVDADCRTAERRLPAAEDPERVDELVAEFDGQGPTDEDVVG
- a CDS encoding type II/IV secretion system ATPase subunit, encoding MTGQAATEGAPAVPAPTPPDAADAWYAPDVREQDEVYPGVVVTVRRDRSGFRYTVREPVLSVAEANALSTVESHFSGANIERPRTREGAVERMDGGFDPKHHRVIDRLIDASPASRRRIEYHALSSLACFDELTPYALDSRIDVADVTDDGVVVHTDDYAPAETDLGPDPSYLNRFASERVEQHTVRFQGFEIPVVVYREHLLGADPFTTKYAVREPDLLPGDEQLIDVCKERVWETGVDGVVQDRVEFVRERARSLLARQLTVRNTTEWVDTARYRLRSALAELDLAVPPVDHRFADDRLDDLLYYVLRDLVGYGKLTVPIRDHTLEDIEANRVGERVKVLPRADLGHDGRVPTNLAFDSEAAFVNVVTQLAADDGVELNASNPSAKVNIDPDGDGLHDADDTIRCAVALPTISEDGPHISIRKQSADAMTPVDLVERGSLPTELVALLWLLYESHGVVLFSGPTGAGKTTLMNAHMPFIPYRDRPISIDEGSREVRIPHETGVSLTTRDHERDHRRVTMADLMTQCNYLNPDVEVIAEINTAASFETFAETLNTGHGVIGTTHADDIESLVNRIVEKGLPAYLLDEIDVVVFPRHVDGERYVGDVVEFVDDPSVVESGGDRSGTIHKDGTTIHWNSVCRRRPDGSFELAYDHPQFGDDRRRVDTAVLDRLSDLRDEPVSAVEDAFHRRHRYVQYLVREGVTDFDDLFDVLADLETNEAATVERLRRQGGAPDDPHLEVGTGDD